A single region of the Streptomyces virginiae genome encodes:
- a CDS encoding futalosine hydrolase — protein sequence MRALVVTAVAAEADSVTTGLTPHPDAFGPEPRTLPGGYLINRRDLPGIAFDVLVGGVGPAAAAAGTATALALADYSLVVSAGIGGGFAPAAPLGSLVVADAIVAADLGAETPDGFLDVTELGFGHSVHLPPAELAARAAEATGALLAPVLTVSTVTGTAARATSLAARHPMAGAEAMEGFGVAEAAAAHGLPVLEIRAVSNAVGPRDRAAWRIGDALTALADGFRVLGPVLANWGERHEHDHR from the coding sequence GTGCGCGCGCTCGTCGTGACCGCGGTGGCGGCGGAGGCAGACTCCGTCACCACCGGGCTGACCCCTCATCCGGACGCGTTCGGTCCTGAGCCACGCACCTTGCCCGGCGGTTACCTCATCAACCGCCGGGACCTTCCGGGCATCGCCTTCGACGTGCTCGTCGGGGGCGTCGGTCCGGCGGCGGCCGCCGCCGGGACCGCCACGGCCCTGGCCCTCGCCGACTACTCACTCGTCGTCTCCGCCGGCATCGGCGGCGGGTTCGCGCCCGCCGCCCCACTCGGTTCCCTCGTGGTCGCGGACGCGATCGTCGCCGCCGATCTGGGGGCCGAGACCCCCGACGGGTTCCTCGACGTCACGGAACTCGGCTTCGGGCACAGTGTGCATCTGCCGCCCGCCGAGCTCGCGGCCCGCGCCGCCGAGGCGACCGGGGCGCTGCTCGCGCCCGTGCTGACCGTCTCCACCGTGACCGGGACCGCCGCCCGGGCCACCTCGCTGGCCGCCCGGCATCCGATGGCCGGGGCCGAGGCCATGGAGGGTTTCGGGGTCGCGGAGGCGGCCGCCGCGCACGGGCTGCCCGTTCTGGAGATCCGTGCCGTGTCCAATGCCGTGGGCCCTCGTGACCGTGCCGCCTGGCGGATCGGGGACGCGCTCACCGCGCTCGCCGACGGCTTCCGTGTGCTGGGGCCCGTACTCGCGAACTGGGGAGAACGCCATGAGCACGACCACCGGTGA